The Raphanus sativus cultivar WK10039 chromosome 6, ASM80110v3, whole genome shotgun sequence sequence AAGGTCGTCGTGCAGAAACTGCTATTCGCCTATTCCTTTACTTCCTTAATTTACTCGCCAATGTTGGGATCTATCAACCACTATATTTTATTTCCAGCAAATTTTGGTGACAAAGAGTAAAAGTGTCTAAATTAGCAACTATGATTAAATCGTACCGAGATATATGACTAGAACCACCATAAATtagctttgttttgttttacatttggGGTGGGGTGATTGGTTGAGTTGTATGACTAGAACCACCAAAAAAGTAACgctacagcaaaaaaaaataaaaaaaatggctttaaaagttttgttttctaaagCTCTATTTTTTTAGCTGTAGCAAGTTTTAAAACTATATCTCTTAAAgctaaatcaaaataatatacaaactaaagtctaaagtaaattttttacAGTTACAACTCAACCAATCACCCACATTATCATATGCGTttgtaactaatattttaaaataatacgtGTAACATAAATTTATGTTTCTCCTATGCAGTTTAACTGAAATTCATTTGACTGACttcttttatttctatattaagtCTAGATAGACAACTAAACattcataatatttttcttttgaaagatgTAAACTACTTTAGCGTTCTCTTATAAAAGGGGACGGAACACATAACTATATGTATATGATACCTTGTTGCGTGCATCTAAAAAGTAATTAACGTCTTTTTATAAAGACATAGTTTCATAAGTAGTTTTATGTAATAGccttctttaaaataaaaatgctctattcaattaattatttaaacctgctctctctctctctcccagcAAATTTTACCCTTTTGCTTTTCTCAAATACAAATAAACAATACATATCTATGGTTCTTTACTTCATTTAGTTGGTCTTAATAATTAACATTCAATTACAGCTAGTCATGGAACATTTAAGCGTATTACTACAACATAGGGGTTTTATTCGAGTGTCACTTTAcgtttttggttttatttgtttttaataaatagttagtataaatagttttatttaaaacttatgttttattCGTTTATTCTGTGTGTTTTACGTGATAtgagtttatatttatacaagGGAATATAATATGTTTGTATTTAGTTTTTTCATAAATTCTTTTTGGTTAGTTCCGGTTTACttgaattatatgtttactttttacCATATTGATCACTCCTATTATAAATAGACCCACTCCATTATTGCTCTATGTCTTGTCCTCTCTTCAgtgaaacaaaactaaaaaaaagaaaattgagaaACAAGATCGAGGAAAGTATCTAATGAAGACGACGAATCGCTTCAATGTCATTGTTGCGGTTGCAGCGACTGTTCTTATGGGAATGTTTGAGTCATCCGATGCTCAGCTTCAAATGAATTTCTACGCCAAAAGCTGTCCAAACGCTGAGAAAATAATTTCAGATCATATTAAAAAGCATATCCATAATGGTCCTTCTCTTGCAGCTCCTCTCATCAGAATGCATTTCCATGATTGCTTCGTCAGGGTATTTTTAATATGTCTTCatttattttagatatgttCGTACtttatgtacatatataaactaatatcaCACACACATCTACTTCAATAGCTTACCAATAATGATGAGATAACCTAGTAgatgtattatatattaaataaattaatttggtAATTAGATAGTGGTAAATTTCAGCTAGCTTAAAATATTCGATTATACTTAATTTTATGAACACTGACATTGATTTTGAACGAAACTATAATGAAGGGATGCGACGGATCAGTGTTGATAAATTCAACATCTGGAAACGCAGAGAGAGATGCACCACCAAATCTAACACTCAGAGGATTCGGTTTCGTGGAGAGGATTAAAAGTCTTCTTGAAGCAGAGTGTCCTAAGACTGTTTCATGCGCTGATATCATCGCTTTGACCGCTCGAGACTCAGTTGTTGCTACCGTAAGTAAACAAAGTGAAAAATGTCAGCTaactttgcaaaaaaaaaaatgaaatgttcCTTTGAATACTTTCTACAGGGAGGTCCTTGGTGGAGAGTTCCAACCGGAAGAAGAGACGGTAGGATCTCAAATTTGGCTGAGGCTTCGAACAACATTCCCGGACCGACGAGTAACTTCACAACGTTACAACAACGTTTCGCTAACCAAGGACTTAATCTCAAAGACCTTGTTCTACTCTCGGGTAAGTTTCAATAACATGTAGCCCCGACACTTACCGTTATCAGTGTAATAAAAAATGTTCTAACCGGCTTTTTAGTCTAACTGAATGCTATTGCCTAAAAAAGTAGTATGATATTACAATAATAAATAATGGTAtctaataataaaatgatattaatatatatttaataaatatatatatatatatatttgaaatatttgtttttttaaagaatgaaATATTTGTTATAACTATAGATACTTGTGCTATTTAGTTAAACGTTTTATCTAACAATTTAGACTTTTGATTAAAAGTTTAAGTGCTACGTTTGAATCAGCGTCCGTGCCTAGCACTTTTTTGAACATTGGTTATTATCGTCTTGATATCCAATATGGACATCCTTgaaattggtttaaattttggtttattgtttttgttttcagggGCTCACACGATTGGCGTCTCGCATTGTTCTTCCATGAGTGAACGTCTCTACAACTTCTCGACGACAGTGAAACAAGATCCATCTCTGGACAGCGAGTACGCAGCGAACATAAAGGCCAACAAATGTAAGAGCCTCACCGACAACACCACCATCCTTGAGATGGACCCCGGTAGCAGTAGAAGCTTCGATCTCAGTTACTACAGGCTTGTCTTGAAGAGGAGAGGTCTCTTTCAGTCTGATTCTGCTTTGACAAAGAACTCAGCCACGTTGAAGATGGTCAACGATTTGGTCAACGGTTCTGAAAAGAAGTTCTACAAGGCTTTCGCCAAGTCAATGGAGAAGATGGGGAGAGTTAAAGTGAAGACGGGCTCAGCCGGTGTGATCAGGACTCGTTGTTCCGTTGCCGGAAGTTAGTTAGCCTGATTGGAAAAATGATGtaatgttctgtttttttttttaattgtgcaTTGTTGTGTTTTGAGTCTTGGGGGTAAAGCCGTAAAGGTGTtgttaatttgattttaatctTATTCCATTTGCCATTTGGGTTTATGTAcccaaaaatatatgtttgtggttctattaaaatatgaatcaTAATAAGATTTACAATAATTGCAATTGAAGGTATATGTGTATCTCTTATGAGTTAGAAATTATATTCTTACGACTTAAAAGATTACATTTTAAATCTCGCATAAAATTTACATTGTTTTTCAATAGAATGCGAACTTTATCTAAACTCCAATCCTTTTACATAAGTGCGAACGTTTTagagtttaagtattttagaaACATAGTAGgttcatctttttaaaaaatagagtggAATGACAATTGTAAATTTGAATAGTATATTTGATCTCATCCGCTCGAGTGGACACGTATACATTGCAAAAATAAGTTTCACTATCATCTTTGGCTCTTTGCTATATAAAGATATAGTTGGTGAAGCTCCATGTCTTCTTTGATCTCGTTCCCTCCATATAATAAAATACCTCACTAGGAAGATAGTGAGTTTATCTTGCATAAGAAGATTATTTCCCAACCAATTTACTGGTACAACGGTTTTGTGTACAAAATCTTCTTAACACGGTGAACTTAAACTGTTTCACATAATAAGTAAAATAAGAGACTTCCAATGTGAAGGTTATCAGCAAAGATTATAGTTTCTTGTTACATCACTGACAACATCCCAATATATCTCCACTTCAAAGTAGTACGTACTAGTACGTACTGTTACGATCACATTGACAAATATTGTGATTTAACTTTATTATTTGAGcctatataaattttaagagAATGATAGTGCGACATTCTTCGCAACGTCTTGGATGAAGTTTTGCAGAGCAATACGCGACGATCCACCATCCATTAAAGCTGCATGACATTTCTCGCTCATCTCCTTCACTCTCTCCCTCACATCACTATCCTGCTCCATCAAACACCTCACTGCTCTCTCAATCTCCTCCGCCGTCACCAAGTCCACCGCCGCCACACCACCCAAATGATCGCCTCTCCAATACCTTTTAATCTCCACAGCCACTCCAAGCTCCTCCACCATCTCAAAAGCGTTGAACTTCTGCTCTGCGTATAACGGCCACGCAGCTGTCGGGACACCGAACCAAAGACTCTCTAGCAACGAGTTCCACCCGCAGTGAGTGACAAAACCTCCTATCGCTGGATTCGCGAGAATAGCCACCTGTGGAGCCCATCCTATCACTCTCCCTCTCTCTTGCGTCCGTTCCAAGAACCCTTTGGGGAGAACATCCTCAAGATTCTTGAACTCTTCAGGATGTTCATTTATTATATTGGGAGAAGAGCGACGTAGAGACCATAAGAAACCGTGCCCACTTCGTTCAAGTGCCGTTGCGATCTCTTTTACTTGTTCCTCACTGAAGCCTCCCATGCTCCCGAAGCATAGAAACACTACTGACCTAGCCGGTCGCTCGTCCAGCCACTGTATAATCTCCACTTGTGTCTCGTCCACTTGGTGGTCAAGATGCAAAAATGGTCCAACCGAATAAGTTTGAGGAATGATAGTATTAGTAATAGTATTAGTGTTACCAACGCTCCATAGATATTCCAACACGTGAGGTTCCAGCTCAGCGAAGGTATTTACGAGAATACCCTTCATCTCTTTGAATCTTCTTGAGTGGTTCAGAAAGATGGGGAGCCACAGTTCCGATGCAAGGGCGTGAGGAAGACATTTCACCGGATAAGGACGAGTCAAACCGGGGACGACTAACTCGGCTTCCGAGTCTTCGAAGTCACTTTCTTTAACATGGTAGTTATCACCATCGTATAGTTGCTGAACGTGAAACCCTAGCGCGAGTACCCCGGCGTTTGACGTGTAGAAAAGATAACTCGGGAGTTGAAACTCGTTCGCCACGTCGATCAACGAAGTACAGAACATGTCGAGGACGAAGCCAGC is a genomic window containing:
- the LOC130496122 gene encoding peroxidase 30-like encodes the protein MKTTNRFNVIVAVAATVLMGMFESSDAQLQMNFYAKSCPNAEKIISDHIKKHIHNGPSLAAPLIRMHFHDCFVRGCDGSVLINSTSGNAERDAPPNLTLRGFGFVERIKSLLEAECPKTVSCADIIALTARDSVVATGGPWWRVPTGRRDGRISNLAEASNNIPGPTSNFTTLQQRFANQGLNLKDLVLLSGAHTIGVSHCSSMSERLYNFSTTVKQDPSLDSEYAANIKANKCKSLTDNTTILEMDPGSSRSFDLSYYRLVLKRRGLFQSDSALTKNSATLKMVNDLVNGSEKKFYKAFAKSMEKMGRVKVKTGSAGVIRTRCSVAGS
- the LOC108811117 gene encoding UDP-glycosyltransferase 71B7-like, which gives rise to MKFELVFIPYPSISHLRSTVEMAKLLVEQENHLTISVLILPFLSGSAAAASPYVEALSAASNDRLRYEVISSEEDQPTSEPEPTTLDIHIENHIPTVRRAVSMLFDHYSTLPNSPKIAGFVLDMFCTSLIDVANEFQLPSYLFYTSNAGVLALGFHVQQLYDGDNYHVKESDFEDSEAELVVPGLTRPYPVKCLPHALASELWLPIFLNHSRRFKEMKGILVNTFAELEPHVLEYLWSVGNTNTITNTIIPQTYSVGPFLHLDHQVDETQVEIIQWLDERPARSVVFLCFGSMGGFSEEQVKEIATALERSGHGFLWSLRRSSPNIINEHPEEFKNLEDVLPKGFLERTQERGRVIGWAPQVAILANPAIGGFVTHCGWNSLLESLWFGVPTAAWPLYAEQKFNAFEMVEELGVAVEIKRYWRGDHLGGVAAVDLVTAEEIERAVRCLMEQDSDVRERVKEMSEKCHAALMDGGSSRIALQNFIQDVAKNVALSFS